In Bradyrhizobium sp. WBOS07, the genomic window GGCGGCAGGATCTTCATCCAGCTCTGGCATGTCGGCCGCATCTCGCATGTCGATCTCCAGGCAGGCGGCGCAGCGCCGGTGGCGCCGAGTGCGATCCGCGCCAAAGGCAAGACTTTCGTGAACGGCGGCTTCGCCGACGTCTCCGAGCCGCGCGCACTCGAGCTTTCCGAAATTCCGGGGATCATCGACGATTTCAAGCGCGCCACGAAGAACGCGCTCGAAGCGGGCTTCGACGGCGTCGAGATTCACGGCGCCAATGGCTACCTGCTCGATCAGTTCGCCAAGGACGGCGCCAACAAGCGCACGGACGCTTACGGTGGCTCCATCGAGAACCGGGCGCGCCTGATGCTTGACGTGTCGAAAGCCGTCGCCGCCGAGGCCGGCGCCGATCGCACCGGCATCCGCATCTCGCCGGTGACGCCGGCCAACGACATCTCCGACAGCAATCCGCAAGCCCTGTTCGATCACATCGTCGATCGTCTCAGCGCACTGAAGTTGGTCTATCTCCACGTCGTCGAAGGCGCCACCGGCGGGCCACGCGACTTCGCGCCGTTCGACTACGCATCCTTGCGCAAGCGCTTCTCCGGCGCCTACATCGCCAACAACGGCTATGATTTCGATCTCGCCACCAAGGTGCTGGACGCGAACGCAGCCGACCTCATCGCCTTCGGCAAGCCGTTCATCTCCAACCCGGACCTGGTCGAGCGGCTGAAGCAGGGTGCGGCGCTGAACGACTGGGACAAGACCACGTTCTACGGCGGCGGCGCCAAGGGGTATACGGACTACCCGACGCTGGCGGCCGAGCCGGCGGAGTAAGCGGCGCGCGGTTGCTCCATCCTCCGTCATTGCGAGGAGCGCAGCGACGAAGCAATCCAGGGTCTTTCCGCGGTGACAGGCTGGATTGCTTCGCTTCGCTCGCAATGACGATGCGGAGACAGCGCAGTGAACACAGAAAGTAAAAAGGCCGGGATTGCTCCCGGCCTTTCGCATTTGATGGCGCTATCCGCCGCTCACTTCGCTTCCGCGCGCTTGGGGGGAGTGGCGGGCCACGACTTGATCAGCGTGTCGTAGTCAACCGTCTCGCCCTTCGGCTTCTCGTTGGCGAGCTTGCGCTGGGGCGCGATGGTGCCGTCCTTCTCGGCCTTGGCGAACCAGTATTCCGGCTTCTCCTTCTTGTGCAGCTTCGGACCGCAGGCACCCTGCACGCCGGACTTCTCCAGGCGCTCCATCACGGAGTCCTGGGCGGCCGCGAGGGCATCCATCGCCTGTTGCGGCGTCTTCGCACCGGACGACGCATCGCCGATGTTCTGCCACCACAGCTGCGCCAGCTTCGGATAGTCGGGCACGTTGTTGCCGGTCGGGGTCCACTGCACGCGCGCGGGCGAGCGGTAGAACTCGACGAGGCCGCCGAGCTTCGGCGCACGTTCCGTGAACGACTTGTCCCAGATGTCGGATTCACGGACGAAGGTGAGACCGACATGGCTCTTCTTCAGCGACACCGATTTGGAGACGATGAACTGGAGATACAGCCACGCTGCCTTGCGGCGATCCGGCGGAGTGGACTTCAGGAGCGTGAGCGAGCCCGCGTCCTGATAGCCGAGCTTCATGCCTTCCTTCCAGTACGAGCCGTGCGGCGAGGGAGCCATGCGCCATTTCGGCGTACCGTCCGCATTCATCACGGCGATGCCCGGCTTCACCATGTCGGCGGTGAAGGCGGTGTACCAGAACATCTGCTGGGCGATGTTGCCCTGCGCCGGCACGGGGCCGGATTCGGAGAACGTCATGCCCTGGGCCTGCGGCGGCGCATACTTCTTCATCCACTCGAGGTATTTGGTAATCGAGTAGACCGCGGCCGGTCCATTGGTGTCGCCACCGCGTTCGACCGAGGAGCCGACGGGGCGGCAGCCTTCCATGCGGATGCCCCATTCGTCGACCGGCAGACCGTTCGGAATGCCCTTGTCGCCGTTGCCCGCCATGGACAGCCAGGCGTCGGTGAACCGCCATCCGAGCGAGGGGTCCTTCTTGCCATAATCCATATGGCCGTAGACCTTGACGCCGTTGATCTCCTTGATGTCGTTGGTGAAGAACTCGGCGATGTCCTCGTAGGCGGACCAGTTCACGGGCACGCCGAGCTCGTAGCCATACTTGGCCTTGAACTTGGCCTTGTAGTCGGCGTTGGTGAACCAGTCGTAGCGGAACCAGTAGAGGTTGGCGAACTGCTGGTCGGGCAGCTGGTAGAGCTTGCCGTCCGGCCCGGTGCCGAACGACTTGCCGATGAAGTCGTTGACGTCGAGCATCGGATTGGTGACGTCCTTGCCCTCACCGGTCATGTAGTCCGACAGCGCGATGGTCTGGCCGTAGCGGAAGTGGGTACCGATCAGGTCGGAATCGTTGATCCAGCCGTCATAGACGTTCTTGCCGGACTGCATCTGGGTCTGCAGCTTCTCGACGACGTCACCTTCCTGGATGAGGTCGTGCTTGAGCTTGATGCCGGTCAGCTCGGAGAATGCCTTGGCGAGCGTCTGCGCCTCGTATTCGTGGGTCGTGATGGTCTCGGAGACGACGTTGATCTCCATTCCCTTGAAAGGTTCGGCGGCCTTGGCGAACCACTCCAGCTCCTTCTTCTGGTCCTCCTTCGACAGCGTCGAGGGCTGGAATTCGGCGATCCACTTCTGGATCGTCGCCTCGTCGGCGGCGCGAACCGGAGCCGAGAGAGCGAACGAGACCGCAACAATCGCGGCAGCGCTCGACATGGTCAGAAAACTGCTCTTGGTCAATGGACCCTTCCTTCTCCTAAACTGTCGCATGGTGTTCCTCCGTTGCAGCGACAAACTTTTATACAGGTCCGGGTTGCCCCCGGATCTGGCCGTCCCTTCGCGAGCTTCAGACCGTGCGAAAAATAAGCACGGCCGTGGCCAGCGAAATTCCACTTGCGAGCCACAGGCTCGAAATCTCAAACCCCTCCTCGCCGATCGGCAGCGTGGCGACCGGATCAGTGCCGACGACACCGATCCACACGAGGTGGATGACGGCGGCCACGATCAACGAGACGAACAGGCGATCGCCGCGCGTGGTCGGGATGCGCAGCACGCCGACGCGCTCGGCCTCGGGATAGACCGCGGCGAGCCAGGTCATCACCGCAAGCGTGCAGGCGAGCGCGGCGAAGAAGATCGCAGTCGGCAGCGTCCAGGCCATCCATGCGATTGATTCCATAGCTCTTACTCCTTGCGCATGATCTGGTCCGAAAACCGGCTTCCACTTTTCGGGATCATGCGCGCCTCCCCTCAGACCCGGCCGAGCGCGAAGCCGCGCGCGATGTAGTTGCGGACGAACCAGATCACCAGCGCTCCCGGGATGATGGTGAGCACGCCGGCGGCCGCGAGCAGGCCCCAATCCATGCCGGCTGCCGACACTGTGCGCGTCATGATCGCGGCGATCGGCTTGGCATGCACCGACGTCAGCGTGCGCGCGAGCAGAAGCTCGACCCAGGAGAACATGAAGCAGAAGAAGGCGGCGACGCCGATGCCGCTCGCGATCAGCGGCACCAGGATCTTGATGAAGAAGCGCGGGAAGGAATAGCCGTCGAGGAAGGCGGTCTCGTCGATCTCGCGCGGCACGCCGGAGACGAAGCCTTCGAGGATCCACACCGCCAGCGGCACGTTGAAGATGCAGTGCGCCAGCGCGACCGCCCAGGGCGTATCGAACAGGCCTATCGCCGAATAGAGGTTGAAGAACGGCAGCGCGTAGACCGCGGCCGGCGCCATGCGGTTCGACAACAGCCAGAAGAACAAATGCTTGTCGCCGAGAAAACGGTAGCGCGAGAAGGCGTAGGCCGCCGGCAAGGCCACAGAGATCGAGATGATGGTGTTGAGGACTACATATGTCAGCGAGTTGATGTAGCCGGAATACCAGCTCTCGTCCGTGAAGATGCGCTTGTAATGCTGCAGCGTCGGCGTGTGCGGCCACAGCGTCATGGTCGAGACGATCTCGCTGTTGGTCTTGAAGCTCATGTTGACGAGCCAGTAGATCGGCAGCAGCAGGAAGACCAGGAACAAGCCCATGATGAGGCGGCGGCCGGGGATCGAATGCATCACGCGGCTCCTTCCTTGACGGGGCGCTCGGCGCCCGCATTGGTCATGACGGTGTAGAAGATCCAGCACACGATCAGGATGATGAGATTGTAGACCAGCGACAGCGCCGCGGCCTTGCCGAGGTCGAACTGGCCGAGCGCAATCTTGACGAGCTCGATCGACACGAACGTGGTGGAGTTGCCGGGCCCGCCGCCGGTGACGACGAACGGCTCGGTGTAGATCATGAAGCTGTCCATGAAGCGCAGCAGCACCGCGATCAAGAGCACGCGGTTCATCTTCGGCAGCTGGATCGCCTTGAACACGGCCCAGCGCGAGGCGCCGTCGATCTGGGCGGCCTGGTAATAGGCTTCGGGAATCGACTTCAGACCGGCGTAACAGAGCAGCGCGACGAGGCTGGTCCAGTGCCAGACGTCCATCACGATGACGGTAACCCAGGCGTCGATGTCGTTGGAGACGTAATTGTAATCGATGCCCGCGGCGTTGAGGACGTAGCCGAGCAGTCCGATGTCCGGACGTCCGAAGATCTGCCAGATCGTGCCGACCACGTTCCACGGAATCAGCAGCGGCAGCGCGAGGATGACGAGACAGGCGGCCACGGTCCAGCCCTGGCGCGGCATCGACAGCGCGACCACGATGCCGAGCGGCACCTCGATCGCGAGGATCACCAGCGAGAAGAACAGGTTGCGGCCGAGCGAGGCGAGGAAACGGCCGCCGAGATCGGTCGAGGGATCGAGCAGTTCCTTGAACCAGCCGACGCCGTTCCAGAAGAACTGGTTGTTGCCGAAGGTGTCCTGCATCGAATAGTTCACCACCGTCATCAGCGGCAGCACCGCCGAGAAGGCGACCACCAGGAACACCGGCAGCACCAGGAACCAGGCTTTTTGGTTGACGGTCTTGTCCATCAGGCAGCTCCCTCCACCAGAAGGCTGTCGGCATAGACGTGGACGTGTGACGGATCGAATTTCAGACCGGCCATGCCGTCCGAGCTGGCGAATCCGGCGGGCGCGCGCGCCGCGAGCTTGGCGTCGCCGAAGCGCGCGCGCGCAAAACGGATGCGGCCGAGGTCGTCGAGCCGCTCGATCTTCGCCGTGAGCAGGCCGGGCGCGGGCGCAACGACCTCGACGAATTCGGGCCGGACGCCGATCTCGATCTTGGCGCCGGCCGGCAGGTTGTCGTAGGCGCGGGTGAGCGCGATGACGTGGCCGCCGACCCGCGCCTCACGCCCCCTCACCTCGGCCGGCAGGATGTTCATGCCGGGCGAGCCGATGAAATAGCCGACGAAGGTATGCGCCGGCTTGTCGAACAGCTCGGCCGGCGTGCCGCTCTGTACCACGCGGCCGTCATGCATGACGACGACGGTGTCGGCAAAGGTCAGCGCCTCGGTCTGGTCGTGGGTGACGTAGATCATCGTGAGGTCGAGCTCGCGATGCAGCGCCTTCAGCTTGGAGCGGAGCTGCCATTTCAGCTCGGGATCGATCACCGTCAGCGGCTCGTCGAACAGCACGGCGGCGACGTCGGAACGGACGAGGCCGCGGCCGAGCGAGATCTTCTGCTTGGCGTCGGCGGTGAGCCGCGTCGCCTTGCGGTTCAGATAGGGCTCGAGGTCGAGCAGGCGGCCGATCTCGGCCACGCGCTTGTCGATCTCGGCCTTCGGCACGCCGCGGTTCTTCAGCGGAAACGCCAGGTTCTGCCCCACCGTCATGGTGTCGTAGATCACCGGAAACTGGAACACCTGGGCGATGTTGCGCTTCTGGGTTGACAGCGGTGTGATGTCCACGCCGTCGAACAGGATTTTCCCCCGCGACGGCGTGATGATGCCGGAGATGACGTTGAGCAGCGTGGTCTTGCCGCAGCCGCTCGGCCCGAGCAGCGCATAGGCGCCGCCCTGCCGCCAGGTCATGGTGACCGGCTTCAGCGCGAAAGTCTCCTGCGGCGCGTTGTTGCCACCGTAGGAATGGGCGAGATCGACGAGGTCAATGCGGGCCATGGCGCATCTCCTCAGGAGCTCGGTGCCGCGACGAGGCGATCCGCCGCGTCGAACACGAAGACATCGTTGGGATCGAGCACGGCGTCGAGCGTCTGGCCCGGCTCGAATTCGTGCACGCCATGCAGCACCGCCACCCAGTTCGATCCGTCGCGGGTCAGATGCACGAAACTCTCCGAACCGGTGATCTCGGTCACCGTGACAGTGGCGTGGAACGCATGGCGATCGGCCTCGCCATTGGCGAGCGCAAGCTGATGCGCGCGGAAGCCGACGCGATAGGCCCCGTCGGCGAGGCCTGAATAAAGACCGAAGGCCGGCGAAGCCGTGCCGCCGGCATATGCGACCTGCCCGTTCTTCTTCTCGATGCCGACCAGGTTGAGCGGCGGATCGGAGAACACCTGTGCGACGCGCAGCGTGTGCGGCCGGCGATAGACATTGGTCGTCTCGCCCATCTGCAGCGCCTGGCCTTCCCACATGCACACCGTGTTGCCGCCGAGCAGCAGCGCCTCGGTCGGCTCGGTGGTGGCATAGACGAAGATCGCGCCCGAGGCTTCGAAGATGCGCGGCAGCTCGGCGCGCAGCTCCTCGCGGAGCTTGTAGTCGAGATTGGCGAGCGGCTCGTCGAGCAGCACGAGATCGGCGCCCTTGACCAGGGCGCGTGCAATCGCGGTGCGTTGCTGCTGGCCGCCGGAAAGCTGCAGCGGGGTGCGCTTCAGGAATGGCTCGAGCCGCAGCAGCTTTGCGGCCTCCGCCACCCGCGCCTCGATCTCGTCGCGGGGCTTGCCCTGCACGCGCAGAGGCGAAGCGATGTTCTCATAGACCGTGAGCGAGGGATAATTGATGAATTGCTGGTAGACCATGGCGACCGAACGCCGGCGCACGTCGGCGCCGGTGACGTCCTTGCCATTCACCACCACCTTGCCCGTGGTCGGCTTGTCGAGGCCGGCGAGCAACCGCATGATCGAGGTCTTGCCCGACAGCGTCGGCCCAAGCAGCACGTTCAGGGTGCCGCTATCGAACGTCAGCGAGACGTCGCGGATGTGGGGGATTCCATCGACGGTCCGGGTCACATGGTCGAGTGTCACGGTCATGAGCGTCCTCCCGCTTCCAGCAGGGGACTTTGCGGCACGGCGTGGGTCCTGATCCAGTCGTCAAGCGCGCCGATCTCGTCGGCAGATAGTCGCAGGCCGAGCTTGGAACGGCGCCAGACCACGTCCTCGGCAGTGACGGCCCATTCATTGGCCATGAGGTAGCGAACCTCGCGCTCGGTCAGCGTCGCGCCAAAGGACTGGCCGAGATCGGCGGCCGATTTCGCGTCGCCGAGCAGTTTGACGGCCCTCGTGCCATAGGCGCGCGCGAGCCGCCGCGCATGCTCGTGACTGAGGAAAGGATAGCCACGCTGGAGCTCGGCGATCAACCCGTCGATATCGGACACGTTCATGTCACCGCCGGGCAGCGGCGATTTGCCGGTCCAGCCCTCGCGCGCCTTCGCGCTGCGCAAATAAGGCGCGAGCCGCTCAAGCGCCTCTTCGGCGAGGCGGCGATAGGTCGTGATCTTGCCGCCATAGATCGACAGCAGCGGCACTCCGCCCGGCGTGTCGAGCTCGAACACGTAGTCGCGGGTGGCGGCCTTGGCTTCGCTGGCGCCGTCGTCATAGAGCGGGCGCACGCCGGAATAGGTCCAGACCACGTCCTCCGGCGTGACGGGCTTGGCCAGATATTCGCTCGCCGCCGTGCAGAGATACTGGATTTCCTCGGTCGTCGCCTTCACCTTGGCGGGATCGCCGTCATAGTCGCGGTCCGTGGTGCCGATCAGCGTGAAATCATCCTGATACGGAATCACGAAGATGATGCGGCCGTCGGCATTCTGGAACATGTAGGCGCGGTCGTGGTCGTAGAGCTTCCTGACCACGATGTGCGAGCCCTGCACCAGGCGCACCTTGGCCTTGGCGTTGACGCCGGCGCCGCGGCCGAGCACGTCCTCGACCCAGGGGCCGCCGGCATTGATCAGCGCCTTCGCCTGGATCTGCGAGCGCTCGCCGGTCAGCGTGTTGACCATGCCGACGGTCCAGAGGCCATCGGACTGGCGGATCTCGGTAGCTCGGGTGCGGGTGCGAATCTCGGCGCCCTTGTCGGCGGCATCGCGCGCGTTGAGCACGACGAGACGGGCGTCATCGACGAAGCAATCCGAATATTCGAAGGCGCGGCTGTAGCGATTCGGGATCAGCGGCTTGCCGACCTCGTCACGCCCCAGATCGACCGAGCGGGTCGCCGGCAACAGATGGCGGCCGCCAATGTGATCATAGAGGAAGAGGCCGAGGCGCAGCAGCCAGGCGGGCCGCAGGCCGGCATGATGCGGCAAAACGAAACGGAGGGGGCGGAGGATGTGGGGGGCAATGCCCCACAGAACTTCGCGCTCGATCAGGGCCTCGCGGACCAGGCGAAACTCGTAATATTCGAGATAGCGCAGGCCGCCGTGCACCAGCTTGGTCGACCAGGACGATGTCCCGCTCGCCAAATCGTTCATCTCACACAGGAAAACGGTATTGCCGCGGCCGACCGCGTCGCGCGCGATACCGCAGCCATTCACACCGCCTCCGATGATGGCGAGGTCGAAAATACGCTCCAACAGACGCATCCCCCGGCGACCGCCCGTTCCTTCGAGCGGCTACTTTCGAATTTGATTAGATCACACCGCAAAACGAAAGCAAGACGAAAGAGAAGCGAAAGGAAGTGAAAGTAGGCTTTTTTGACAGGCAGAATGGCGGCAAGAATGGCAGCTCCGACGGTGATCCGGACGGCACAGCGCTCTTGACGGCTGCGTCGCGAAATTATAGTCATTATAGTCATACTGGACTATTCGCATGACCGGTCGCAACACTGCACCTGACACCCTTTCAGCCGATGACACCTGGACTCTGGCCAATGCCAAGGCGCGGTTGTCCGAGGTGATCGATCGAGCTCAAGCGGGCCCGCAGGTCATCACGCGGCACGGCAAGCCCAACGCGGTTGTCGTCTCCGCTGAGGAATGGGCGCGCAAGACCGCACGCAAAGGCACGCTGGCCGAATTCCTGCTGGCCTCGCCGCTGCGCGGCACCGATCTTGAGCTCGATCGCGTGCACGATGAACCACGCGACGACTTGCCGTGAATCTCTTGCTCGATACCAATGTGCTGTCGGAAGTTCAGCGTCCCGCGCCTTCGCCGAAAGTTCTGGCGTTTCTGGATACGATCGATGAGGACCGTACGTTCATCAGCGTCGCGTCGATCGCCGAGCTTCGCCGCGGCATCGCGCTGCTGGAAGATGGCCGCCGGCGCGCCGCTTTGGCCGCGTGGCTTGCACACGATCTGCCAGCACGATTTGCCGAACGCATCTTGCCGGTCGACCACGCGGTGGCTGAGCACTGGGGCGACTTGATGGCTCAGAGCCGCAAAAGCGGCGTTGCCTTGTCAGTCATGGACGGCTTCTTTGCAGCGACCGCACTTGCGCACCACCTCACGCTCGTCACGCGCAATGTGAAAGACTTTGCGGCGTTCGGCGTCCCACTCCTCAATCCGTGGGACGATGTCTAGGATCTATCTCAGCCGCACCACCGGCGCGGCTTCCGGAGCCGCGTCCTGCACCTCGGCCGGCGCATCGTCGATGTCCGCGCCCTTCGGCAGCGCTTCCACCACTTCGATGCCCTTGCTGTGGCAGATGGTGGCGAGGCGTTCGGGAAGCTCCTGATCTGTGACGAAGGTCTGGATCTGGGTGATGTGGGCGATGCGCACCGGCGCGCTGCGGCGTAGCTTGGTGGAATCGGCAACCAGCATGACGCTGCGGGCATTGGCGATGATGGCCTGCGCGACCTGCACCTCGCGATAGTCGAAGTCGAGCAGCGCGCCCTCCTCGTCGATCGCGGACGCGCCGATGATGGCGTAGTCGACCTTGAACTGGCCGATCAGCTGCGTCGCGGTCGAGCCGACCACGGCGCCGTCGGCGCGCCGCACCGTGCCGCCGGCGACCACCACCTCGATGCGGGGATGGCGGTAGAGCAGCATCGCGACGTTGAGATTGTTGGTGATGACGAGGAGATCCTCGTGCGAGGTCAAGGCGCTCGCGACCTCCTCCGTCGTGGTGCCGATATTGATGAAGAGCGAGCATCCGTTCGGGATCAGCGAGGCGGCTGCAGCTCCGATCGCCTTCTTCTCGTCGGCGGCGACGAAGCGGCGCGCCTCATAGGCGAGGTTCTCGACGCCGGAGGCGATGATGGCGCCGCCATGAATGCGCGTCAGCGATCTCCGCTCGCAGAGATCGTTGAGATCCTTGCGGATGGTCTGCGCCGAGACCTCGAAGCGGCGCGCGAGCTCCTCGACCATGACGCGGCCCGAGGCGCGCGCGATGTTGAGGATTTCGGCTTGGCGATGGGTCAGTCCGGTCACGGCAAGGGCCTCACATCAGGAAGCTGCATGGTGCGGCGGTTCGCAGCTGCGGTCAATGCGCGCGCCGATCACGGTTAACGGATGGAGCGTTGCTCACCATGCCATGGCGGCGGCAAGGCGCGCGAGCAGATCCGGGTCGTCGAAGGCGCTTGCAGAGGCGACGGCGCCGGCACCGACAAGATCGTCATGGCTGAGGCTGGTCCGGATTCCGATCGTCGGAATGCCGGCGGCGGCGGCCGATTGCACGCCGGTGCGGGAATCCTCGAACGCAACCGAGGATGCGGCACTGCCCCCGACGAAGCGCAGCCCTTCCTGATAGGGCAGCGGATGCGGCTTGCCGTAGGGCAATTCGTCGCCGATCACGATCGCCTTGAACCGCTCGGTGATGCCGAGGCCCGACAGCAGCAGCTCGGCGTTGAGACGCGGCGCATTGGTGACGGCGACCATGGGAACGCCGGCGGCGTCCGCGCGGTCGAGCAGCGCCATCAGACCCGGCAACGGTTCGACCTGTCCGGCCACGAGCGTGCGGAAGATCTCCTCCTTCTCGGCGAGAATCGCGGCGCGCCGCGCCGGCGTTTCGTCGGGCAGAAAGCGGTCGCCGATCGAGACATTGGCGAAGCCCTGCAGCTCCCTGGAAAACCGCGCGTGGTCGAACACATGGCCGTGCGGCCCCAGCACCTGGTTGAAGGCCTTGAGATGCAGCGGGTCGGTGTTGGCGAGCGTGCCGTCGATGTCGAACAACAACGCCCTGCCGATTGCCTCGATCATTTCCCTACTTTCCAAGTCCGCGACGCATCAATGCGGAAGACGTATCAATACGGGCTCGAACGCGCAATGATGCATCGACATGACAACGATGCGCCACTCGACAAAACCGCGCGCGGCTGCAACACTCCTTGCAAGACCAAAAAGGAGGAAACGATGATCAACCGACGCGACCTTGCTCTCTCGACTCTCGCCGTCTCCGCG contains:
- a CDS encoding alkene reductase, whose translation is MSRSTKLFETYKLGPITLANRLVMAPLTRNRAVPGTFVPGALAAEYYGQRASAGLLVTEASQVSQQGQGYQDTPGIYSKDQVAGWRKVTDKVHERGGRIFIQLWHVGRISHVDLQAGGAAPVAPSAIRAKGKTFVNGGFADVSEPRALELSEIPGIIDDFKRATKNALEAGFDGVEIHGANGYLLDQFAKDGANKRTDAYGGSIENRARLMLDVSKAVAAEAGADRTGIRISPVTPANDISDSNPQALFDHIVDRLSALKLVYLHVVEGATGGPRDFAPFDYASLRKRFSGAYIANNGYDFDLATKVLDANAADLIAFGKPFISNPDLVERLKQGAALNDWDKTTFYGGGAKGYTDYPTLAAEPAE
- a CDS encoding ABC transporter substrate-binding protein, which gives rise to MSSAAAIVAVSFALSAPVRAADEATIQKWIAEFQPSTLSKEDQKKELEWFAKAAEPFKGMEINVVSETITTHEYEAQTLAKAFSELTGIKLKHDLIQEGDVVEKLQTQMQSGKNVYDGWINDSDLIGTHFRYGQTIALSDYMTGEGKDVTNPMLDVNDFIGKSFGTGPDGKLYQLPDQQFANLYWFRYDWFTNADYKAKFKAKYGYELGVPVNWSAYEDIAEFFTNDIKEINGVKVYGHMDYGKKDPSLGWRFTDAWLSMAGNGDKGIPNGLPVDEWGIRMEGCRPVGSSVERGGDTNGPAAVYSITKYLEWMKKYAPPQAQGMTFSESGPVPAQGNIAQQMFWYTAFTADMVKPGIAVMNADGTPKWRMAPSPHGSYWKEGMKLGYQDAGSLTLLKSTPPDRRKAAWLYLQFIVSKSVSLKKSHVGLTFVRESDIWDKSFTERAPKLGGLVEFYRSPARVQWTPTGNNVPDYPKLAQLWWQNIGDASSGAKTPQQAMDALAAAQDSVMERLEKSGVQGACGPKLHKKEKPEYWFAKAEKDGTIAPQRKLANEKPKGETVDYDTLIKSWPATPPKRAEAK
- a CDS encoding DUF2160 domain-containing protein: MESIAWMAWTLPTAIFFAALACTLAVMTWLAAVYPEAERVGVLRIPTTRGDRLFVSLIVAAVIHLVWIGVVGTDPVATLPIGEEGFEISSLWLASGISLATAVLIFRTV
- a CDS encoding carbohydrate ABC transporter permease, whose amino-acid sequence is MHSIPGRRLIMGLFLVFLLLPIYWLVNMSFKTNSEIVSTMTLWPHTPTLQHYKRIFTDESWYSGYINSLTYVVLNTIISISVALPAAYAFSRYRFLGDKHLFFWLLSNRMAPAAVYALPFFNLYSAIGLFDTPWAVALAHCIFNVPLAVWILEGFVSGVPREIDETAFLDGYSFPRFFIKILVPLIASGIGVAAFFCFMFSWVELLLARTLTSVHAKPIAAIMTRTVSAAGMDWGLLAAAGVLTIIPGALVIWFVRNYIARGFALGRV
- a CDS encoding carbohydrate ABC transporter permease: MDKTVNQKAWFLVLPVFLVVAFSAVLPLMTVVNYSMQDTFGNNQFFWNGVGWFKELLDPSTDLGGRFLASLGRNLFFSLVILAIEVPLGIVVALSMPRQGWTVAACLVILALPLLIPWNVVGTIWQIFGRPDIGLLGYVLNAAGIDYNYVSNDIDAWVTVIVMDVWHWTSLVALLCYAGLKSIPEAYYQAAQIDGASRWAVFKAIQLPKMNRVLLIAVLLRFMDSFMIYTEPFVVTGGGPGNSTTFVSIELVKIALGQFDLGKAAALSLVYNLIILIVCWIFYTVMTNAGAERPVKEGAA
- a CDS encoding ABC transporter ATP-binding protein, with the protein product MARIDLVDLAHSYGGNNAPQETFALKPVTMTWRQGGAYALLGPSGCGKTTLLNVISGIITPSRGKILFDGVDITPLSTQKRNIAQVFQFPVIYDTMTVGQNLAFPLKNRGVPKAEIDKRVAEIGRLLDLEPYLNRKATRLTADAKQKISLGRGLVRSDVAAVLFDEPLTVIDPELKWQLRSKLKALHRELDLTMIYVTHDQTEALTFADTVVVMHDGRVVQSGTPAELFDKPAHTFVGYFIGSPGMNILPAEVRGREARVGGHVIALTRAYDNLPAGAKIEIGVRPEFVEVVAPAPGLLTAKIERLDDLGRIRFARARFGDAKLAARAPAGFASSDGMAGLKFDPSHVHVYADSLLVEGAA
- a CDS encoding ABC transporter ATP-binding protein: MTVTLDHVTRTVDGIPHIRDVSLTFDSGTLNVLLGPTLSGKTSIMRLLAGLDKPTTGKVVVNGKDVTGADVRRRSVAMVYQQFINYPSLTVYENIASPLRVQGKPRDEIEARVAEAAKLLRLEPFLKRTPLQLSGGQQQRTAIARALVKGADLVLLDEPLANLDYKLREELRAELPRIFEASGAIFVYATTEPTEALLLGGNTVCMWEGQALQMGETTNVYRRPHTLRVAQVFSDPPLNLVGIEKKNGQVAYAGGTASPAFGLYSGLADGAYRVGFRAHQLALANGEADRHAFHATVTVTEITGSESFVHLTRDGSNWVAVLHGVHEFEPGQTLDAVLDPNDVFVFDAADRLVAAPSS
- the glpD gene encoding glycerol-3-phosphate dehydrogenase translates to MRLLERIFDLAIIGGGVNGCGIARDAVGRGNTVFLCEMNDLASGTSSWSTKLVHGGLRYLEYYEFRLVREALIEREVLWGIAPHILRPLRFVLPHHAGLRPAWLLRLGLFLYDHIGGRHLLPATRSVDLGRDEVGKPLIPNRYSRAFEYSDCFVDDARLVVLNARDAADKGAEIRTRTRATEIRQSDGLWTVGMVNTLTGERSQIQAKALINAGGPWVEDVLGRGAGVNAKAKVRLVQGSHIVVRKLYDHDRAYMFQNADGRIIFVIPYQDDFTLIGTTDRDYDGDPAKVKATTEEIQYLCTAASEYLAKPVTPEDVVWTYSGVRPLYDDGASEAKAATRDYVFELDTPGGVPLLSIYGGKITTYRRLAEEALERLAPYLRSAKAREGWTGKSPLPGGDMNVSDIDGLIAELQRGYPFLSHEHARRLARAYGTRAVKLLGDAKSAADLGQSFGATLTEREVRYLMANEWAVTAEDVVWRRSKLGLRLSADEIGALDDWIRTHAVPQSPLLEAGGRS
- a CDS encoding type II toxin-antitoxin system Phd/YefM family antitoxin, with the translated sequence MTGRNTAPDTLSADDTWTLANAKARLSEVIDRAQAGPQVITRHGKPNAVVVSAEEWARKTARKGTLAEFLLASPLRGTDLELDRVHDEPRDDLP
- a CDS encoding type II toxin-antitoxin system VapC family toxin, with amino-acid sequence MNLLLDTNVLSEVQRPAPSPKVLAFLDTIDEDRTFISVASIAELRRGIALLEDGRRRAALAAWLAHDLPARFAERILPVDHAVAEHWGDLMAQSRKSGVALSVMDGFFAATALAHHLTLVTRNVKDFAAFGVPLLNPWDDV
- a CDS encoding DeoR/GlpR family DNA-binding transcription regulator, producing the protein MTGLTHRQAEILNIARASGRVMVEELARRFEVSAQTIRKDLNDLCERRSLTRIHGGAIIASGVENLAYEARRFVAADEKKAIGAAAASLIPNGCSLFINIGTTTEEVASALTSHEDLLVITNNLNVAMLLYRHPRIEVVVAGGTVRRADGAVVGSTATQLIGQFKVDYAIIGASAIDEEGALLDFDYREVQVAQAIIANARSVMLVADSTKLRRSAPVRIAHITQIQTFVTDQELPERLATICHSKGIEVVEALPKGADIDDAPAEVQDAAPEAAPVVRLR
- a CDS encoding HAD family phosphatase; the encoded protein is MIEAIGRALLFDIDGTLANTDPLHLKAFNQVLGPHGHVFDHARFSRELQGFANVSIGDRFLPDETPARRAAILAEKEEIFRTLVAGQVEPLPGLMALLDRADAAGVPMVAVTNAPRLNAELLLSGLGITERFKAIVIGDELPYGKPHPLPYQEGLRFVGGSAASSVAFEDSRTGVQSAAAAGIPTIGIRTSLSHDDLVGAGAVASASAFDDPDLLARLAAAMAW